A section of the Kribbella sp. HUAS MG21 genome encodes:
- a CDS encoding ABC transporter ATP-binding protein translates to MTSAIVVSGLHKSYGSTHALDGLDLEVATGEVHGFLGPNGAGKSTTIRVLLGLLRGDAGDVSLLGGDPWHDAAKLHRRLAYVPGDVNLWPNLTGGEVIDLLGRLRGGLDEKKRDELLRRFDLDPTKKGRTYSKGNRQKVALVAALASDVELLILDEPTSGLDPLMEEVFRQCIEEERRRDRTVLLSSHILSEVEALCDRISIIRRGKVVETGTLSDLRHLTRTSIHAELAGSPNGLAQLPGVHDLDVEGNRVRCEVDTAQLDAVMRQLSVSGIKSLVAQPPTLEELFLRHYEDEVAAAAEPEAAVR, encoded by the coding sequence ATGACATCAGCCATCGTGGTCTCTGGACTGCACAAGTCGTACGGAAGTACGCACGCCCTCGACGGTCTCGACCTGGAGGTCGCGACCGGTGAGGTGCACGGCTTCCTCGGGCCGAACGGCGCCGGGAAGTCCACCACCATCCGGGTCCTGCTCGGCCTGCTGCGCGGTGACGCCGGCGATGTCAGCCTGCTCGGGGGCGACCCGTGGCACGACGCGGCGAAGCTGCACCGGCGGCTCGCGTACGTGCCCGGCGACGTCAACCTGTGGCCGAACCTCACCGGCGGCGAGGTGATCGACCTGCTCGGCCGCCTCCGCGGCGGGCTGGACGAGAAGAAGCGCGACGAGCTGCTGCGCCGCTTCGACCTCGATCCGACCAAGAAGGGCCGGACGTACTCCAAGGGCAACCGGCAGAAGGTCGCGCTGGTCGCGGCGCTCGCGTCCGACGTCGAGCTGCTGATCCTGGACGAGCCGACCTCCGGCCTGGACCCGCTGATGGAGGAGGTGTTCCGGCAGTGCATCGAGGAGGAGCGCCGGCGCGACCGCACCGTGCTGCTGTCGAGCCACATCCTGTCCGAGGTCGAGGCGCTGTGCGACCGGATCAGCATCATCCGCCGCGGCAAGGTGGTCGAGACCGGCACGCTGTCCGACCTGCGGCACCTCACCCGTACGTCGATCCACGCCGAGCTGGCCGGATCGCCGAACGGGCTGGCGCAGCTGCCGGGCGTCCACGACCTCGACGTCGAGGGCAACCGGGTCCGTTGCGAGGTGGACACCGCCCAGCTCGACGCGGTGATGCGGCAACTGTCGGTGAGCGGGATCAAGAGCCTGGTCGCACAGCCGCCGACGCTCGAGGAACTGTTCCTGCGGCACTACGAGGACGAGGTGGCGGCCGCGGCGGAGCCTGAGGCGGCCGTGCGATGA
- a CDS encoding NBR1-Ig-like domain-containing protein → MRELREAAGVPLTRAAAESGWDKGHLSRVERGHTKPSRELIEWYDDSFGANQALVNQLTELDAAVRAGRDVSQRDLRRHVMPVLLGGSVPIDHHPDDRAELVGETVPDGTQVCRDQPFEKTWEIRNSGERPWRDRWLTRQGSAGAPGWLRSPARERVPDAAPGEVVTVRMTLRAPSQVGASTAYFKITDAAGRLYYPGLESPPIYCTIFTTYDL, encoded by the coding sequence ATGCGCGAGCTGCGGGAGGCCGCCGGGGTGCCGTTGACCCGCGCCGCCGCCGAGTCGGGCTGGGACAAGGGCCACCTGTCCCGGGTCGAGCGCGGCCACACCAAGCCGAGCCGCGAACTGATCGAGTGGTACGACGATTCGTTCGGGGCGAACCAGGCGCTGGTGAACCAGTTGACCGAGCTCGACGCCGCCGTTCGCGCCGGCCGCGACGTCTCGCAGCGCGACCTGCGCCGGCACGTGATGCCGGTGCTGCTCGGCGGTTCGGTGCCGATCGACCATCATCCCGACGACCGCGCCGAGCTGGTCGGCGAGACGGTACCGGACGGGACCCAGGTGTGCCGCGACCAGCCGTTCGAGAAGACCTGGGAGATCCGCAACAGCGGCGAACGGCCGTGGCGCGACCGCTGGCTGACCCGGCAGGGCAGCGCCGGTGCGCCCGGCTGGCTGCGGTCGCCGGCGCGCGAACGGGTACCCGACGCGGCGCCCGGTGAGGTCGTGACGGTGCGGATGACGCTGCGGGCGCCGTCCCAGGTCGGTGCGTCGACGGCGTACTTCAAGATCACCGACGCGGCCGGCCGGCTGTACTACCCGGGGCTCGAGTCACCGCCCATTTACTGCACGATCTTCACCACGTACGACCTGTGA
- the cbiE gene encoding precorrin-6y C5,15-methyltransferase (decarboxylating) subunit CbiE gives MPADPITVVGIGADGWPGLAAPARQALESAEVLLGSPRQLALLTQLELGALRVAWSLPLSEGLPRLLGEYRGRRVCVLASGDPTFHGIGTTLVRLLGADAVHVIPHPSSVSLACARLGWAQDQVQVVSLVTNPSERLHPHLHPARRILVLSRGAQSPTEVADLLVARGYGASRFTVLEQLGAPTERIHTTQAAEWSATVDPLNVVAVECPADAPVLSTVPGLPDDAYEHDGQLTKREVRAVSLSRLAPVPGQLLWDIGGGAGSIAIEWSRHHASCRAIAVERDPDRAKRLERNVAALGAAVHVVEGSAPAALEGLEQPDAIFVGGGATAAGMIDTCWNALRPGGRLVANGVTLETEALIAQWYQTYGGDLIRLHVERASPVGRLTGWRPAMPVTIWSVTK, from the coding sequence ATGCCGGCTGACCCCATCACCGTCGTAGGCATCGGCGCCGACGGCTGGCCCGGCCTGGCCGCACCTGCCCGCCAAGCCCTCGAGTCCGCCGAGGTGCTCCTGGGCAGCCCTCGCCAACTGGCCCTCCTCACACAACTCGAACTCGGGGCGCTGCGGGTTGCGTGGTCTTTGCCGTTGTCGGAGGGGTTGCCTCGGTTGTTGGGGGAGTATCGGGGGCGGCGGGTTTGCGTGTTGGCGAGTGGGGATCCGACGTTTCACGGCATTGGTACGACATTGGTGCGGCTGCTCGGAGCGGACGCCGTACACGTGATCCCGCATCCGTCGAGTGTTTCGCTGGCCTGTGCGCGGCTCGGGTGGGCGCAGGATCAGGTGCAGGTGGTCAGCCTGGTCACCAACCCATCCGAACGGCTCCACCCCCACCTCCACCCGGCCCGCCGCATCCTCGTCCTCAGCCGCGGCGCCCAGTCCCCGACCGAAGTCGCCGACCTCCTGGTAGCCCGCGGCTACGGCGCCAGCCGGTTCACCGTCCTCGAACAACTAGGCGCCCCCACCGAACGCATCCACACAACCCAAGCCGCGGAGTGGTCGGCCACGGTCGATCCGCTCAACGTGGTTGCTGTTGAGTGCCCGGCGGACGCGCCTGTGCTGTCTACGGTGCCTGGCCTGCCGGACGACGCCTACGAGCACGACGGGCAACTCACCAAGCGCGAGGTGCGCGCGGTCAGCTTGTCTCGGCTTGCTCCGGTGCCGGGTCAATTGTTGTGGGACATCGGCGGTGGCGCCGGCAGCATCGCCATCGAGTGGTCCCGGCATCACGCGTCCTGCCGTGCGATTGCCGTCGAGCGGGACCCGGACCGCGCCAAGCGCCTCGAGCGCAACGTCGCCGCGCTCGGTGCCGCGGTACACGTCGTCGAAGGTTCCGCCCCCGCCGCGCTCGAAGGTCTCGAGCAGCCGGATGCGATCTTCGTCGGCGGAGGAGCGACGGCCGCCGGCATGATCGACACCTGCTGGAACGCCCTCCGCCCCGGCGGCCGGCTCGTCGCGAACGGCGTGACCCTGGAGACCGAGGCCCTGATCGCCCAGTGGTACCAGACCTACGGCGGCGACCTGATCCGCCTGCACGTCGAACGCGCCTCGCCCGTCGGCCGCCTGACCGGCTGGCGCCCCGCCATGCCGGTGACCATCTGGAGCGTGACCAAGTGA
- a CDS encoding ABC transporter permease: MNDFVGTGTLVRLALRRDRILLPIWILVFVVTAAGSAKASIDLYSDPKALVEAARTSNASPALVSLYGRIFDESSLGAVSLFKLTAFGALLVGLLAGILVVRHTRTEEESGRLELLSAGVLGRYAALTAALIVAAGTMIVLGLLTAVALIGSGLDAKGSFAFGLMWAGAGLAFAGVAAVTAQVSEGARSANGLTAVVLGVAYVLRAIGDSSADGGARWVSWLSPIGWAQQVRPYSGDRFAVLLLPVVFLAVLIAAATALIRRRDLGAGLVPPRPGPARAAASLRSPLALAWRLHRGSLYSWGFAFLLLGLLVGNIASNVDGFVTSDSAKEMVQKLGGVEGITDAFLATEMGMIGLLASAFGIQAALRLRSEETALRAEPLLATGVTRARWLASHVLMAVLGTGVLILVAGLGSGISSGASLGNMGRQIPQLLAASAVQLPAIWLVTALVVLFFGVAPKLVAGGWVLFGVFLLIGQFGEIFSLPQWMIDLSPYGHTPRLPGGDFSATPVLWLSAIAAVLTITGFMTFRRRDIG, encoded by the coding sequence ATGAACGACTTCGTCGGAACCGGGACGCTGGTGCGGCTGGCGCTGCGCCGCGACCGGATCCTGCTGCCGATCTGGATCCTGGTGTTCGTGGTCACGGCCGCCGGCTCGGCCAAGGCGTCGATCGACCTGTACTCCGACCCGAAGGCGCTGGTCGAGGCCGCGCGGACGTCCAACGCGTCACCGGCCCTGGTCTCGCTGTACGGGCGGATCTTCGACGAGTCCTCGCTCGGCGCGGTGTCGCTGTTCAAGCTCACCGCTTTCGGCGCGCTGCTCGTCGGCCTGCTGGCCGGCATCCTCGTCGTACGCCACACCCGTACCGAGGAGGAGTCCGGGCGGCTCGAGCTGCTGAGCGCCGGCGTACTCGGCCGGTACGCCGCTCTGACGGCCGCGCTGATCGTGGCGGCGGGGACCATGATCGTGCTCGGGCTGCTGACCGCGGTCGCGTTGATCGGGTCCGGGCTGGACGCGAAGGGTTCCTTCGCCTTCGGGTTGATGTGGGCAGGGGCCGGGCTGGCGTTCGCCGGCGTGGCCGCTGTGACGGCGCAGGTCAGCGAAGGCGCGCGGTCCGCGAACGGGCTGACGGCTGTCGTGCTGGGTGTTGCGTACGTACTGCGGGCGATCGGCGACTCGTCGGCCGACGGCGGCGCGCGGTGGGTGTCGTGGCTGTCGCCGATCGGGTGGGCGCAGCAGGTGCGCCCGTACTCCGGCGACCGGTTCGCCGTACTGCTGCTGCCGGTGGTGTTCCTGGCCGTGCTGATCGCGGCCGCGACGGCGTTGATCCGGCGGCGGGACCTCGGCGCCGGTCTGGTGCCGCCGCGTCCTGGGCCCGCGCGGGCCGCGGCGTCGCTGCGGTCGCCGCTCGCGCTGGCGTGGCGGTTGCACCGGGGCTCCTTGTATTCCTGGGGTTTCGCGTTCCTGTTGCTCGGTCTGCTGGTCGGCAACATCGCGAGCAACGTCGACGGGTTCGTGACCAGCGACAGCGCGAAGGAGATGGTGCAGAAGCTCGGCGGGGTCGAGGGGATCACCGACGCCTTCCTCGCGACCGAGATGGGCATGATCGGGCTGCTCGCGTCGGCGTTCGGGATCCAGGCGGCGCTCCGGCTGCGGTCCGAGGAGACCGCGCTGCGCGCCGAGCCGCTGCTGGCGACCGGCGTCACGCGGGCGCGGTGGCTGGCGAGTCATGTGCTGATGGCGGTGCTCGGTACCGGCGTACTGATCCTGGTCGCCGGTCTCGGGTCCGGGATCTCGAGCGGCGCGTCGCTCGGAAACATGGGGCGGCAGATCCCGCAGTTGCTGGCGGCGTCCGCCGTACAGCTGCCGGCGATCTGGCTGGTGACCGCGCTGGTCGTGCTGTTCTTCGGTGTCGCTCCGAAGCTGGTGGCCGGTGGATGGGTGCTGTTCGGGGTGTTCCTGCTGATCGGGCAGTTCGGCGAGATCTTCAGCTTGCCGCAGTGGATGATCGATCTGAGCCCGTACGGGCACACGCCGCGGCTTCCCGGTGGTGACTTCTCCGCGACACCGGTGCTGTGGCTGTCCGCGATCGCCGCTGTGCTCACCATCACTGGTTTCATGACGTTCCGCCGCCGCGACATCGGCTGA
- a CDS encoding MarR family transcriptional regulator, which translates to MSAQRDDDAVKRYTEQFGNLLAETGWPRMAARVFAAILSSEDGRMTAAELSDQLQASPAAVSGAVNYLLQLRLATREREPGSRRDVYVVQDDAWYQTMMSEDAALVRWSDSLRKVLDAAGEGTDAYRRIRISLGFIDFIGAEVKGLSERWIKRKAELDAEIDAELAAHRK; encoded by the coding sequence GTGAGCGCACAGCGAGACGACGACGCCGTCAAGCGGTACACCGAGCAGTTCGGCAACCTGCTGGCCGAGACCGGCTGGCCCCGGATGGCCGCCCGGGTCTTCGCCGCGATCCTGTCCAGTGAGGACGGCCGGATGACCGCCGCCGAACTGTCCGACCAGCTGCAGGCCAGCCCGGCCGCGGTCTCCGGTGCGGTGAACTACCTGCTCCAGCTGCGGCTGGCGACCCGCGAGCGCGAGCCCGGCAGCCGCCGCGACGTGTACGTCGTCCAGGACGACGCGTGGTACCAGACGATGATGAGCGAGGACGCCGCCCTGGTCCGCTGGTCCGACTCGCTCCGCAAGGTCCTCGACGCGGCCGGCGAGGGCACCGACGCCTACCGCCGGATCCGCATCTCCCTGGGTTTCATCGACTTCATCGGCGCCGAGGTCAAGGGCCTCAGCGAACGCTGGATCAAACGCAAGGCAGAACTAGACGCCGAAATCGACGCGGAACTGGCCGCACACCGCAAGTAG
- a CDS encoding cobalt-precorrin-6A reductase, with amino-acid sequence MKVLLLGGTGEARELAGLLTDAGIDVLTSLAGRTTNARLPVGEVRSGGFGGAEGLAQWLSTHPVDAVVDATHPYAATMTAHAIEAARTTGVPLLVLRRPGWTPEPGDDWHPADSHAAAAELLPKLGTRVFLTIGRQGLDAYAGTGLWTLARCVDPPEPPPSWCQLLLARGPFAEADELDLLQQHRIDVLVTKNSGGTATAAKLHAARRLRVPVVLIRRPELPEHLDVVESPAQVVGWIQRRGISG; translated from the coding sequence ATGAAGGTCCTGCTGCTCGGCGGCACCGGCGAGGCACGTGAACTCGCCGGCCTGCTGACCGACGCCGGCATCGACGTACTGACGTCCCTGGCCGGCCGGACGACCAACGCGCGGCTGCCGGTCGGCGAGGTGCGCTCCGGCGGCTTCGGCGGCGCGGAGGGACTCGCCCAGTGGCTCAGCACGCACCCGGTCGACGCGGTGGTCGACGCGACGCACCCGTACGCCGCCACGATGACGGCCCACGCGATCGAGGCCGCCCGGACCACCGGCGTACCGCTGCTGGTCCTGCGCCGCCCCGGCTGGACGCCCGAGCCCGGCGACGACTGGCACCCGGCGGACTCCCACGCGGCGGCCGCCGAGCTGCTGCCGAAGCTCGGCACGCGCGTGTTCCTGACGATCGGTCGCCAGGGCCTGGACGCGTACGCCGGCACAGGCCTGTGGACCCTCGCTCGCTGTGTAGATCCACCCGAGCCGCCGCCGTCCTGGTGCCAGCTCCTGCTCGCCCGCGGCCCGTTCGCGGAGGCCGACGAGCTCGACCTCCTGCAGCAACACCGCATCGACGTACTCGTGACGAAGAACAGCGGGGGTACGGCGACCGCGGCCAAGCTGCACGCCGCACGTCGACTGCGCGTTCCGGTGGTCCTGATCCGTCGGCCGGAACTGCCTGAGCACCTGGATGTCGTCGAGTCGCCTGCTCAGGTGGTCGGTTGGATTCAGCGGCGGGGGATCAGCGGGTGA
- a CDS encoding TetR/AcrR family transcriptional regulator produces MEDTQTDRPSGDGTSGRDRMRAQIVEVAAQLLASGGRDAVSTRAVAAAAGTQAPTIYRLFGDKDGLLAAVLEYGFARYLAGKPPLDPTADPIADLRAGWDLHIGFGLANPALFLLMYADTPRGNRPAAAEAGLAILRTRIRNIAAAGRLRIDEELAAEMLQAAGSGAVLTLLALPEERRNPRLADAMFDAVIAALTAGPTEGLTTGPVETRNAGPATAANALQAQLPDLTMLTDGERHVLGEWLTRITR; encoded by the coding sequence GTGGAGGACACGCAGACCGACCGGCCGAGCGGCGACGGGACGAGCGGGCGGGACCGGATGCGGGCGCAGATCGTCGAGGTCGCGGCGCAGCTGCTCGCGAGCGGCGGACGGGACGCGGTGTCGACCCGGGCGGTCGCGGCCGCGGCCGGGACCCAGGCGCCGACGATCTACCGGCTGTTCGGCGACAAGGACGGGCTGCTGGCGGCCGTACTCGAGTACGGGTTCGCGCGGTACCTGGCCGGCAAGCCGCCGCTGGACCCCACCGCCGACCCGATCGCAGACCTGCGCGCCGGGTGGGACCTACATATCGGATTCGGCCTGGCGAACCCGGCGCTGTTCCTGCTCATGTACGCCGACACGCCGCGCGGCAATCGCCCCGCGGCCGCGGAGGCCGGGTTGGCGATCCTGCGCACGCGCATCCGCAACATCGCGGCCGCCGGACGGTTGCGCATCGACGAGGAACTGGCCGCGGAAATGCTGCAGGCGGCCGGATCGGGCGCCGTACTGACGCTGCTCGCCTTACCCGAGGAGCGACGGAACCCGCGGCTGGCGGACGCGATGTTCGACGCGGTGATCGCGGCGCTCACCGCCGGACCGACCGAAGGACTTACCACCGGCCCGGTCGAGACGCGCAACGCCGGACCGGCGACGGCCGCGAACGCACTACAGGCCCAACTGCCGGACCTCACGATGCTCACCGACGGCGAGCGTCACGTTCTCGGCGAGTGGCTCACCCGTATCACCCGCTGA
- a CDS encoding alpha/beta hydrolase, translating into MIRSRTIALALAAVLAVPQLAAGTATAVRPSRGPVDPPVPAIPQKYLDQPVNWSVCSFDAAVKRLYPQAPTTNCATVSVPMDWANPDAHPDVKVAISYSRATGTSKGLMTTNPGGPGGPGLTLSASLAVEKPQLFSDFDLLGFDPRGFGQSTPLQCLTTTEKLNALPVTPDYKERTRLTHEVEVAEAKLLAEACSATEFGRFASSQQTVYDMEFLRALLKARQLNFIGYSYGTWLGGWYADAYPARVGRFVLDSNMDWTRTQWENMNFDPFSGQRRRDAQFIPWVARHADMIQGLGATPAQVLAKYDQVRADLVKLVKAGTSSVRGDDLDGRIYSTVYGNVRFIRATLDILVHDEYVKDPSASGAVELRHVDRAWARISPELQAFDTLANIRARYGVTPAASAAVAAAAQVDSARSVIADARATAARSKGDATVNLGAISTTVRCNDTAFSHDPRYYLREADRMAKKYDFFGYMNGVPMCAFWPYAPQDRKVDLKGSPRLLMVQSEFDPATAYEGALRTHEATAKATRFVAIDDEGQHGQYVGSPSACVEEIGDRFVFTGELPGKNQVCGTSPLPAELSVYPVDGPIDGNAVHLPRSKQRVNPLLQQTLDTVANTSLR; encoded by the coding sequence ATGATCAGATCTCGCACGATCGCCCTGGCCCTCGCCGCGGTACTCGCCGTACCGCAGCTGGCCGCAGGCACCGCCACCGCGGTGCGCCCGTCGAGGGGACCGGTGGATCCGCCGGTGCCCGCCATTCCGCAGAAGTACCTCGACCAGCCCGTCAACTGGTCGGTCTGCTCGTTCGATGCCGCGGTCAAGCGGCTGTACCCGCAGGCGCCGACCACCAACTGCGCCACGGTCTCGGTCCCGATGGACTGGGCGAACCCGGACGCGCACCCGGACGTGAAGGTGGCGATCTCCTACAGCAGGGCCACCGGGACGTCGAAGGGCCTGATGACCACGAACCCGGGCGGTCCGGGCGGTCCGGGCCTGACGCTGTCCGCGTCGCTCGCGGTCGAGAAGCCGCAGCTGTTCAGCGACTTCGACCTGCTCGGGTTCGACCCGCGCGGCTTCGGTCAGAGCACGCCGCTGCAGTGCCTGACCACCACCGAGAAGCTGAACGCGCTGCCGGTGACGCCGGACTACAAGGAGCGCACCAGGCTGACCCACGAGGTCGAGGTGGCCGAGGCGAAGCTGCTCGCCGAGGCCTGCTCGGCGACCGAGTTCGGCCGGTTCGCCAGTAGCCAGCAGACCGTGTACGACATGGAGTTCCTGCGGGCACTGCTGAAGGCGCGGCAGCTGAACTTCATCGGCTACAGCTACGGCACATGGCTCGGCGGCTGGTACGCCGACGCGTACCCGGCGCGGGTCGGCCGATTCGTGCTCGACTCGAACATGGACTGGACCCGCACGCAGTGGGAGAACATGAACTTCGACCCGTTCTCCGGCCAGCGGCGACGGGACGCCCAGTTCATCCCGTGGGTCGCGCGGCACGCCGACATGATCCAGGGACTCGGCGCCACTCCGGCCCAGGTGTTGGCGAAGTACGACCAGGTCCGGGCCGACCTGGTGAAGCTGGTCAAGGCCGGCACCAGCAGCGTCCGCGGCGACGACCTGGACGGGCGGATCTACAGCACCGTCTACGGCAACGTGCGCTTCATCCGGGCCACGCTCGACATCCTCGTGCACGACGAGTACGTGAAGGACCCGTCGGCCTCCGGTGCGGTCGAGCTGCGGCACGTGGACCGCGCCTGGGCCCGGATCTCGCCGGAGCTGCAGGCGTTCGACACGCTCGCGAACATCCGGGCCCGGTACGGCGTCACGCCGGCCGCCTCGGCCGCGGTTGCCGCCGCGGCGCAGGTCGACTCGGCCCGGTCCGTGATCGCCGACGCCCGGGCGACCGCGGCCCGGTCGAAGGGTGACGCGACCGTCAACCTCGGCGCGATCAGTACGACGGTCCGCTGCAACGACACCGCGTTCAGCCACGACCCGCGGTACTACCTGCGCGAGGCGGACCGGATGGCGAAGAAGTACGACTTCTTCGGCTACATGAACGGCGTACCGATGTGCGCGTTCTGGCCGTACGCGCCGCAGGACCGGAAGGTCGACCTGAAGGGCTCGCCGCGGCTGCTGATGGTGCAGAGCGAGTTCGACCCGGCGACGGCGTACGAGGGCGCGCTCCGCACCCACGAGGCCACCGCCAAGGCAACGCGCTTCGTCGCCATCGACGACGAGGGTCAGCACGGCCAGTACGTCGGCTCGCCGTCGGCGTGCGTGGAGGAGATCGGCGACCGCTTCGTCTTCACCGGTGAGCTGCCGGGCAAGAACCAGGTCTGCGGCACGTCGCCGCTGCCCGCCGAGCTGTCGGTCTACCCGGTCGACGGCCCGATCGACGGCAACGCCGTACACCTCCCGAGGTCGAAGCAACGGGTCAACCCGCTGCTCCAGCAGACCCTCGACACGGTGGCGAACACCTCGCTCCGCTGA
- the cobM gene encoding precorrin-4 C(11)-methyltransferase, protein MTVHFIGAGPGAADLITLRGRDLIASSPVCLYAGALVPVELLDHCPPGAKRVDTANLNLDEILAELAAAHAAGHDVARLHSGDPSVFSAVAEQMRRLDDLGIPYDVTPGVPAYAAAAATLGRELTVPEVGQTVILTRIGGSASAMPAGEDLATLGRSSATIVLHLAVQQIDRVVDELIPNYGADCPVAVVARASRDDEVVLRGTLADIAAKVTDAGIRRTAVIIAGKVLSATAFRDSHLYSADRAR, encoded by the coding sequence ATGACCGTGCACTTCATCGGCGCCGGACCGGGAGCTGCTGATCTGATCACCCTTCGCGGGCGCGACCTGATCGCCTCGTCGCCGGTGTGTCTGTACGCCGGTGCGCTCGTCCCCGTCGAACTGCTCGATCACTGCCCGCCCGGCGCGAAGAGGGTCGACACCGCGAACCTCAACCTCGACGAGATCCTCGCCGAGCTCGCGGCCGCGCACGCGGCCGGGCATGACGTTGCCCGGCTGCACTCCGGTGATCCGTCGGTGTTCAGCGCCGTGGCCGAGCAGATGCGGCGCCTCGACGACCTCGGGATCCCGTACGACGTGACGCCCGGCGTCCCGGCATACGCGGCGGCCGCGGCGACGCTCGGCCGGGAGCTCACGGTTCCCGAGGTCGGGCAGACCGTGATCCTCACCCGGATCGGCGGCAGCGCCAGCGCGATGCCGGCCGGGGAGGACCTCGCGACGCTCGGCCGCAGCTCGGCGACGATCGTGCTGCACCTCGCCGTCCAGCAGATCGACCGCGTGGTCGACGAACTGATCCCGAACTACGGCGCCGACTGCCCGGTCGCCGTGGTCGCGCGGGCCTCCCGCGACGACGAGGTCGTCCTCCGCGGCACGCTGGCCGACATCGCCGCGAAGGTGACGGACGCAGGCATCCGCCGTACCGCGGTGATCATCGCCGGAAAGGTGCTGTCGGCAACGGCTTTCCGGGACAGTCACCTGTACTCGGCCGACCGCGCTCGATGA
- a CDS encoding PPOX class F420-dependent oxidoreductase: MFSEQLVDFWSERHLCVLSTVRPDGTVHATPVGATLDVESGLVRVICSGTSYKARTITRLGEAAVAVTQVDGRRWSTLEGRAVVHTDPDRVREAENRYAKRYKQPRVNPQRVVIEITITKALGNAG, from the coding sequence GTGTTCAGTGAGCAGCTGGTGGACTTCTGGAGTGAGCGGCACCTGTGCGTCCTGAGCACGGTCCGCCCCGACGGCACCGTGCACGCGACGCCCGTAGGCGCGACCCTCGACGTGGAGTCCGGCCTGGTCCGGGTCATCTGCTCCGGTACGTCGTACAAGGCGCGCACGATCACGCGCCTGGGCGAAGCGGCAGTAGCAGTAACCCAGGTAGACGGCCGCCGCTGGAGCACCCTGGAAGGCCGCGCGGTTGTCCACACCGACCCCGACCGTGTCCGCGAGGCCGAGAACCGCTACGCGAAGCGCTACAAGCAGCCCCGGGTCAACCCCCAGCGAGTAGTCATCGAAATCACCATCACGAAAGCCCTGGGCAATGCCGGCTGA